Genomic DNA from Gimesia aquarii:
TGACGGCCTGAAGGCCATGATAGCTTTCCTGGAAGAAGCTGTCGAAATTGCAAATATCTGTCCGGAAATTGCGCACCCGATTGATCTGATGTATCACATTTCGGCTGAATACCATTTCATGGGAAAAAAACTTTCGAAAAAACTAGGCCTTGAGGAGGAAATTCCTGAGCTGGCCCAGCTTGTCGCATCCAGTCCACTAGATGCAGCTATTCATGATGGTTTTGGACGCGCGAATCATATCAACAGCTATAATGGCCTCTCCTCGGAATATATGAATTATGATCTGACGGAATACCTGGACGATCAATTCCAGGGAGAATACCTGGATCAGTACACACTCCGAGATCCCAAACCAACGCTGCCGCTCTACCATCTTGTGGGAGCGCTAGATCCAATTACTGAAGCCGATGTTTCTGAACGCATTGATGATGGTTTACCCGAGACACTGGGAGAGTGGATCAAAGCAGACGGGCTGACCCATCTCAAAATCAAGCTCTCTGGCGATAATCTCGACTGGGATATCAGCCGTGTGATTGCTATTGAAAATGAAGCAGTCAAAGCACAAGGAGAACGAGGGCAAGATACCTGGTTTTACTCGCTGGATTTTAATGAGAAATGTGAAAATGTAGATTATGTTCTCGACTTTTTAAACAAGATACGCGAGCAGACACCGGCTGCCTTTGATCGAGTTCAATATATCGAACAACCCACAAATCGGGACCTCAAAGCCAATCCGGAAAATAAAATGCATGAAGCAGCCAAGATCAAACCAGTGGTTATTGATGAATCTCTGGTCGACTATGATTCGCTGTTACTAAGTCGCGACCTGGGTTATTCAGGTGTCGCTTTAAAAGCCTGCAAAGGTCAAACGGAATCTCTGTTTTTGGGAGCTGCCGCGCAGAAGTTTGATATGTTTCTCTGTGTGCAGGATTTAACTTGCTGCGGTTATTCTTTCCTGCATTCTGCCAGTTTAGCGGCTCGGATTCCAACCATTGCTGCAATAGAAGGTAATGGACGCCAATATTGCCCTGGCCCAAACAAAAAGTGGGCACGCTCTTATCCTGGTATGTTTAACATTACTGATGGCACAGTCAAAACAGCCGAACTCAACGGTGATGGTCTCGGATTCTAAGCACAAGAAACACTTCTACCAGGGATTGTTCCGCTGTTGGTATGCCTGAAAGTTAAAAAAAGCAAATAAGGCAAACATAATGCCTGCAAAGCGGTATTGCTCTTTAAAAAAATAAAAGGCCAGTGCACCTGCAGCAACCATTGAAATCTGTATGGCCAACACATCACCTCGGTAACGTTTGACGGCTTTGCAGATATCCTCACAAATGTGCCCCCCATCCAGTGGGAGAACGGGAGCGAGATTAATCAATCCCCAATATAAATTGATGAAATACAAGTAATGAAATGTAGTACCAACATAGACTGCCCCTTGTTGACCCAAGTTATTCCAAAAACCAAATCTGATGGAAATGTATTTAAAGAACATGACTGCTCCGAGCAGTCCGAAACCGGCCAATGGCCCTGCTGCTGATACAATGATTGATCGCTGGGTTGTCATTCCCGAATAAGGCTGAAACGTAGCCAGACCACCAAAATGATACAACATAATTTCAGGGGGCCAACCAAAGTGTTTTGCCATGACGGCATGACCCAACTCATGAATCAAAATTGATACAAAAACACAGGCAATCCAGATCAGCGTCATTTTCGGATCATTGGCGTTCCACCCCATGAACGCTGACACCGCCCAGAATAATGGATGTACGCGGACTGGAATCCCAAACAGAGAGAAACGTAAATCAAATTCGGTGGGATTAACGTTTCCCAGCATCGTCTTATCTTTCTATTTTTACTTTTGCAAAGCGAACTCGCAGCCAGCAGAGATCAAAGAATTATCAGTCAGCGTACTACCGTTCTACTGAAAATGCACATCGCTGGAACCTCTTAATTCTGTTTTAAATGTATCCTAGCCATAAAATCAGGGCAATTGCAGTTCACGTTGCACTCATAAAGACAATTTTTGTATCAGTTTTATAAAACCAGTTTATAGTACTGAATCGTGTTGGAATATAGGGGCTTTATCCAGATTCACAAGACTTAACATTGACGCAGTTCACGAAAAGGATACGATTTGCAGTCTTGATGGGCAGTGGGTCGCACAAGTTCTGACTCTAACTGAATCCTGACGGATCACTTAGAGTACTGCGGGGATACCCCGTGGGAGAAGTATTGACCATTCTACGAAATGTGAAGGGTCGCTACGATAGACTCTTATCGTAGCAACCCTTCGCCACAGGATCGGTTGTGCGGCCCGCTGGCCATCTTTTTATTATTTTTATAAAGCCATATTCCTGCTGATAATCGCAGTAAACAGAATGACCACGGGATTTTTGAATGGGCTTATTTCAATTCATACGCCGGCTCCTGTTTGGTTCATCATCAGGCCGACCTGTCACTCCCACTGATTCCTATTCGAAACAGAACAAGACTCAACGTGCGTACCGAAAACCTCGATTGAAACCTTTTCGATATCGTCAAAACAGACGAACAGATACAACCGAACTCGAAGAAGTTTCATCTCCTCCTTACGAACTCGCTCGCTATGCATCTCGCACTGGTCATTATTTTGATATGGCTCAGGATACTGATTTTGAAAAACTCGATCAGTACAACTTACCTCGGTTTTGCACACCACTGGAACTTTCCCAATGGTTGGAGTTCCCTCTCGGAAAGCTTGCATGGCTGACACACCGGTTTAATCAATTCGATCGCCCTGATGATGTCAAAGAGTCGCACTACGTTTATCACTGGTTACCCAAACGAAATGGTTTTCGGTTGATTGAAGCACCAAGACCATTCATAAAAATAGCTCAGGAACAAATTCTAAAGGACTTACTAAATAGAATCCCCGTTCATCCGGCTGCACACGGATTTGTTGCCGGCCATTCTTCCGTGACCAATGCATTACCTCATACCGGTAAACGCGTGGTTGTCAAATTTGATCTGGAAAATTTTTATACAAGCGTCAAATTTTCAAGGGTTGTTTCTATTTACCGTAGTATTGGCTATTGCCGCGAAGTCTCACTTTGGCTCGCACGTTTAACAACTTCTGCCATTCCCATGAGCATGCCTTTTCCTGATGGGAGTCTGAGACCACTTTATCCTTATCTCTCTCGCCATCTTCCACAAGGAGCACCAACATCCCCTGCACTGGCGAATCTGTCTGCATTTTCCCTGGACGTCAGGCTCTCAGGTTTAGCGCGATCGTTTGATGCAGAATACACACGCTATGCCGACGATTTAACCTTTTCCGGTTCCGATCAATTTTTGCGTGCTCTGCGTGTCTTTATCCCACTGGTGGAGCAAATCATTCGGTCGGAACGATTTCAGGTCAATCAATCGAAACGACGCGTATTACGAAATAACCAACAACAAAAAGTGACTGGCGTTGTTGTGAATGAACACACGAATGTGCCGCGCAAAGAATTCGATCTGTTGAAAGCGATCCTCACAAATTGCATTCGAAAGGGGCCTGCAAGCCAAAACCGGAAAGGTCACCCCGATTTCGCCAGTCATCTTCGCGGTCGCGTGGCCTATGTTCAACAACTGAACCCAAATCGTGGCCAACGTTTACTCCAGCTTTATCAGCAAATCCGCTGGTAGACTAAACCACTGAGAAGTACCTTGTCTTACTGATAGTTTTTGATACATAATAGATCATCAAATACCCCATAGACTTGGAAAAGTGAAGTCTTTTTTGATCCCTGATTGAGGTGTTTTCGTTTCATCAGTCAGGGAGTAAAACTCGTGCTATTACCATTCGATCAGTTAGGAACTATTGTGGGTGGATTTTTTCGTATCCTGTTTGCAAATCCCTACTTTAGAAACCTGTTAAAACCATTAACACGTTTCTTTATCGGGTTGATTGCGATCCCCATTTTCCATCTGATTCTCAGTAAAGTCATCCGCGTTCAAGAAATTGACGAAGAACTGGAAAAAGACCTCGAACAGTGGTTTCGTGGTTCCTTGCTCCTGCTGGCTGCGACAGCCAACATGGAAGCCGCCTTGTTTGGGTGGGTTCCTATGAGTCTCCAGGGAACTGAAGGCTGGATCTTAATGGGTTTCCGCATCATGTTGGCCATTGGTGTGATTGAAGCCATGCCCGATCAGGAACTGTTTTCGATCATTCATCCTGGTCCACCCACTTTAAAATTATCAAAAGAATACGGAATCTTTCGGGAGCTGAAAGAACAATGGCGCGCTATCCTGAAAGGGCTTGTGTGCCAACATATTAACCGTTCCTCTCCCGTATTTGCGATCCTCTCTGCCATTGCCATTGATGCGGTAGGTTGGGTCTGTTATGGAATTGCGATTACACAGTATTTGATAATCGGCCTGGTGACTTCGCGTGATCGTGCGCTGGATGTACTCTCAGAGTTTGACCGTCAGGTGACAATTCGGCGTCGCGAACTGATTGAGGAATTTGATCTGAGCGATAAAGAAGTCAATGCAGCAAACCGAGAGAAGTGCAAAGAAGAAGACCAGCAAGAGATAAACAACCCAACCACAGACGACCTGGATCAGTCTAAGGCGTCTGCCTGAATTTGATCTATTCCGTTATTATTCAGCAGTTTTTTTCTTGGCGGATTTCTTCTTAGCTGCTTTTTTCGTTGTCTTCTTTTTGGCTGCCGCTTTTTTTGTGGTTTTCTTCGCAGCTGCTTTCGCTTTCTTGGCAGGTGTTTTCTTTGCGGCTGTTTTTTTCGCCTTGGTCCCCGCTGATTTCTTAGTTGTCTTTTTCTTGGCGGCCTTCTTCTTTGTACCTTTTTTAGCTGCTTTCGCTTCCAACCATTCGAGCGCCTGTTCTAGCACCACATTTTCAACTTCGTACCCCTTGGGAATGGTCGCATTGATTTTGCCATGTTTCACATAAGGCCCATAGCGACCATCAAAAATGGCAACCGTTTCTTCGTCTTCCGGATGTTTTCCTAATTCACGAATGGGTGTCGGTGCACTTCGTTGACGCGCCTGCTTTAAGAGTTCCACAGCGCGAGGTAACTCAATCGTCAGAATGTCATCATCCTTCGTCAGAGATTTGTAGACCTTGTCGTGCAAGACATAGGGACCGAAGCGACCAATGCCCGCGTTGACTTTCTTTCCTGTTTCGGGATGCTCACCTAAAAAACGCGGCAGGCTCAAGTATTTGAGCGCCTCTTCCAGACCGATCGTGTCCGGGTCGACCGTCTTAGGGATACTGACGCGTTTTGGTTTTGGTCCATCCTCAATCACATCTCCCAATTGCAGGTAGGGACCAAAAGGACCAAATAACTTGTAAATGGGCGTGTTTTCTTCAGGATGCATCCCGAGTGACTTCGGCCCTTCGCTTTTCTGACGAATCAATTTTTCTGCAAGTTCATTGGTGAGATCTGCTGGTGCGATATTGTCGGGAATCGAAGCGGAAACAGGTTCTTCTTCTGCGCCATCGGTGACATACGGTCCATAACGACCGACACGCACTGCCGACTCAATCCCTTCCAAATTAAGCGTACAGATTTCCCGCGCATCGATTGTTTCTTCCTTGGATTTGACCTGTTCATCGAGGCCTTCTTTTCCGCGGTAGAATTGGTTCAAATACGGTAAACGATCCCCTTCGCCGACGGCGATATCGTCTAATTCCTGTTCCATGGCGGCCGTAAATTGTAGATCCACCAGATTGGGGAAAAACTGTTCCAGTAAGCGAGTGACTGCCAGTGCGGTAAACGTAGGCACAAGTTGGCTACCTGACTTTTTCACATAGCCGCGATCCTGAATGGTTCCGATGATGGAAGCGTACGTACTCGGTCGACCCACTCCTTCACTCTCCAATTTCCGCACGATGGTCGCTTCTGTATAACGCGCGGGGGGTTTTGTTTCGTGCTTGAGGGGATCAACCTGGTTGGCTTCGAGGGCCTGATTTTCCTCCAGCGGTGGCAGCATCGATTCACTGTCGTCTAAAGCGGCTTCCGGATCGTCAACCCCTTCAACGTAGGCACGGAAGAAGCCAGGAAATTCCACATGGCGTCCTGTGGCACGAAACTCAGCATTATCGGCTGTGATGGTCACTGTTTGAAAACGCAGCTTGGCTTCTTCCATTTGTGTGGCCATCGTCCGTTTCCAGATCATCGCATACAGTTTGGCTTGTTGTCCCTTTAGTCCGATTTCTTCGGCCGTTTTCATCGATTTACCGGCGGGGCGAATCGCTTCGTGTGCTTCCTGGGCGCCTTTGGACTTCGTATCAAAACGCCTTATCTCCGGGTTGAGATAATCTTTACCATATAAATCTTCAATCCGATCTCGCGATGCAGAAATCGCTTCATTCGAGAGATTCACGCTGTCAGTACGCATATAAGTAATGTGGCCATCTTCGTATAAACGTTGCGCAACCTGCATCGTTTCACGGGCCGACATGTTCAACTTGCGGTTCCCCTCCTGTTGCAACGTGCTGGTAGTAAACGGCGCAGGGGGCTTGCGTGATTGCAGTCGTTGTTCGACTGAAGTGACAGTCCAATCAGACTTTTTGACACGTTCGAGCAATTCGTCTGCCTGCTGCTCATTCAACAACAACACATCCGCATCGGCCTTCAGCTTGCCTGTGGACTCGTCGAAATCTTTACCGCTGGCAACTTTTTTGCCTCCGACCGCTGAGAGCATCGATTCAAATTCGGCTCCATCGGAAGTCTTTAATAATGCCTTCAAGTCCCAATAGGTACCACTTCGAAACGCAAGTCGTTCCAGCTCTCGCTGGACCAGAATTCGGACCGCGACAGACTGCACACGCCCGGCAGAGAGTCCACGGGCAACCTTTTTCCAAAGTAGGGGGCTTAATGTAAATCCATACAAACGGTCCAGTACACGTCTCGTCTCCTGGGCAGAGACCAGATTCAAATCAAGTTCACGCGGATTAGCAATCGCTTCCTGAATGGCATCTTCTGTGATTTCAGAGAAAACCATGCGTTTTACGGGTACTTTTGGTTTCAATAGCTCAGTCAGATGCCAACCGATACTTTCACCTTCACGGTCTTCGTCAGTCGCAAGAATGAGTTCTTCGGCATCCTTTAGAGCGTCTTTGAGTTCCTTTACCGTCTTTTTCTTCTCTTTGGGTACCAGATAATAAGGCTCAAATTCTGACTCGGTATTGACCCCCAAGGTGGCCCATTTGTGCTTTTTCTTGAATTCGGAAGGAACATCAGAAGCCTTTGCAGGCAAATCACGTACGTGCCCCATACTGGCCAGGACCCGATATTTACTGCCTAAATAGCCACCGATTTTCTTGGCTTTGGCCGGTGATTCAACGATCACCAATGCTTTCAGCTTTTTCTTTGCCACCAGACCTGCCCTTCCTGAGAAACCGACGTAAACCTTGTCACCAATGTAATCTTGGATACAATACGCGGCTTAATTTCTGCCATTATTTTCGTACTTTGAGAACTTTAGCCGGATCAGTTTGAAACTTTATCTCGGCAATCCATAACCGCCACAAAACTCTCTGTCAAGCCTGTATTTATTTTTTCATTCCTAATGTGCGCTCAGAATGAGGTACTTTTTGCCTTAAGATCAGCCAGGAAACAACAGGATTCTTTGAGAGAAGACTTTCACGAATGGCCCGAATAAATTACAACACATAAAATAAACAGAAAACTCTTTTCCAATTTGAAGATACGAAAAGTAGTGATCTCGTCAATCAGACATGGTTGCAGTCAAATTTTCACTACCAAAATTCGATTTCATTCGACTTGCAGACTGAAGAAGGAAACAGAATGGCCTCGCCACTGGAATTGTTTCGTAAAAAACAAAAAGTGTTAATGGTTCCGCTCACCATCCTGGCAATGTTCGCATTTATCGTCATGGACCAGTTGAAACCTGAGCAATTTCCACCGATTTTAGGAATGCTGGTCTTTGGCGCCCTATTCTGGTACCTGGGAAAAGATCGCGGCAAGGGAACGTTATTCGCTGTCATCGGTATCATTATCGGCTTCTTTTTGGGCTATGCATATATGCCCCGACCTGGTGCTGCGATGGTTGTGACCACTACGGCAGGTGACATCGACCAACGGGAATTTCAGGAACTCATCAGGAATCGGCAAATTGCGAATCAGTTCATTGTCAGGACTTACTTTGAGTCATTGACCGAAGAAGAACGACAGCGTGCTCAACCGCCACGTGGATATATGTTTGGTTTTGGTCGGGATACAGAAGATGACATCATTCTGGAATTCCTGTTCCGCAAAGAAGCTGACAAAATGAATCTCATCGTTTCTGACGATGCAGTGACTCAATATATTTCACGCTATACCAATAATAAACTCAGCAGTGAATCCTTTCAAAAAACCTGCCTAAGCATGGGGATAACGGAAGGGCAGATCTATACGATTTTCAAAGATCAACTCAAAGCACGTCTCGTATTTCGATTACTCATGCCTGAAGTTTCACTGACTCCCGATCAATACTGGAACTTCTACAAAAAGTTCAACGTGCGCGAAGAATTAGAAGTGGTCGCGTTACCAGTCAAAGACTTTGAAGATCAGGTCCCTGCCCCTACGGAAGCAGAAAAACAAGCATTCTTTGAGAAATACAAGGCGGTCTTCCCTAATGAAACAGGCCCCGGATCTCCAGGATTACGTCAACCACAAAAAGTGGAAGTAGAATATTTAATGGCCGACTATGAAGAGACTGAAAAGTTGGTCCCCCCTGTGACTGAAGAGGAAATCACCGCATTTTATGAAGTGAATAAAGAGCGGCTGTATAAGAACAATCCGATTCCGGATATGCCTGACATGGAGGCGCCCTCTGCACCAGACCAACCGATCGAAGCAGTGAAACCAGTCAACGATGATCAGAAATCAACGAAAGAAACGACTCCCTCATCTAAAGCAGATAAAGAACCCTCAAAAGAAACCAAACCCAAAGACCCCACGCCCCAAAATGCGACAGAAAAGAAAGCGGAATCGAGCGCTCTTGATTCCGATCTCACCACATTTGTTTCTCTATTAGATGAAAAGCCCTTAGAAAAACCTACGGTCGCAACGAAACCTAATACACCGCCTGTTGAGGATAAGAAAGAAAATCCTACGACAGCACCAGCACCACTCGAACCTTATCGTCCACTAGACGACGATTTAAAAAGTGAAATTCGTGATCAATTATTAAGAGAACGTACTCTCGCTCTGATGAAGGAAAAAATTGCGGCTGCTGTGATCTTCATGAACGATCTTAGCTACCTCATTAATAGCCCTGCGGAAGGTACAACACCGCCCACACCAAAAGAAATCACAGAAAAATTGAAGGCCTATGCGGCCAAACACCAGTTGATCTACAACATTACTCCTCTGATGTCGGCTCAGCAAATTGAAGAGTCTGAAAAATATCCACTGGGAACAGCAAAAGAACCCAGCCTCAATCAATTTACTGCGCAACCCAGAACCGTCATTGAACAATTGTTTGAGACACCCCTTGAGTTGCTTTACACGACCTATGAAGCAGAAGACTCATTTTCAAGTGCGTTAATTGCTTACTGGAAAGTGAAACATGTTGATGCCACGATTCCAAAATTTTCCGACCCGGAAACTCAGGAATCGATTACTCAGCTATTAAAAATGGAAGGTGCCCGCCCTATTGCCACAAAACGGGCAGAAGAACTGAAAAAGTTAATTACCGATGCCGGTGATAAAGAAATGGCCGAAGCGCTCAAAGGTCAAACGATAACTGGTCAAAAGGAAGGAGAAGAACTCTTAACTCAAACGACTGAGTCATTCAGCTGGATGCGAACTTCCACTGCTGGAGCCAGTAATCCGTTTTCAATGCCTCGTCCCGAGTTATCCAGTATTAGCGCCATTGATGGTGCCGGGAATGAATTTATGGAACAGGTATTCGATAACATGGACAACGGTGATGTAGCGGTTGTCATGAATGCAGATAAATCAATCTGCTACGTGGTAAAAGTAATGAATCGTATCCCTTCGACTTCGGGCGGGCTCACTGCCATGTACCAGGAATTTCTAAAAACAGACTTATTCTTCTTTTTCTCTCCTTATCTCCCGCTAGCTCAGATGGAACAACAGCAGACGAACTACGAATGGAGCCGTGGCATTGAAGAAAAATATCAGGTTCAGAAATTCTTTGAGCAGGTGGAAGGACCTGAAGAAAACGTCGAATAAATTCTAATTTTTTGCTAACAGAAAAAGGTTTGCCTCCGTATTAATAGGCATATGCCCTTAATTTCTGATGTTTTGATTTTTAGATTTATGAGAAACTATTTTTCAAAAATCACCAGCGAAAAGACTGGACATCATGAAATTTGTATATTAATCATATAGGAAACCGCTGGTCGTATTTCATTGAAAATAGACCATAGGTAGTCAAAGAGACTTATCAGTTTTTTTGATTTATGATTTTTTACACAAAAGAAATTCAGTTAAGTCAAAACGTAGACTCCCTCTTACGTTGTGTTTTTAACGCTATCAAGTTAAAAATGGACAAGTTCGGTAAATTTGCCATGCCATCCTCACTGGCTACGAATCGAAGACTTTTGAGTTTCAACGAAACCCTAAACATAGACTTATTCTGTTGAATCAACCCACAAGACAATCATCGGGAGTATTATTGCAATGTCGGAACAGGTTCAGCAATCTCCTGCAGAACAGTCAAACAGTTCAGCTCAGGAGATGATGATCGAATCCATTGGATTGAGCAAATTCTATGGTCAGTTCACTGCAACAAAAGATGTCACATTTTCTGTCCCCCGCGGTCAGGTGGCCGCCTTCCTCGGTCCCAATGGCGCGGGCAAATCAACCACAATGAAACTGCTCTCGGGCTTTCTTTCTCCCAGTGAAGGTCACGCGCGCGTGGGTGGTTTTGACGTGAGTACGCATCGGATTGAGGCTAGTCAGAAACTGGGCTACCTTCCAGAAAATGGACCACTTTATGAAGAAATGACACCTCGAGGCTTTTTGAAGTATGCCGGAGGTGTACGAGGAATGTCAAAAGCGGAACTCAGTAACAGGCTAGAGTTCGTGATGGATAAATGCGACTTGAGCAGTGTCTGGAAGAAACCCATTCGGAAATTGTCACGTGGTTTTCGACAACGTGTAGGCATGGCACAAGCATTACTGCATGACCCGGATATCTTAATATTGGATGAACCAACGAGTGGACTCGATCCGAACCAGAATCAGTCAGTGCGCGATTTGATTCGCAGCCTGGGAAAAACAAAAACGATTCTGCTTTCCACGCATATTCTCCAGGAAGTGAAAGC
This window encodes:
- a CDS encoding enolase C-terminal domain-like protein encodes the protein MSKSTDIKIVEAKFSTEEVPFRTPLKFGGRVMDSSVLLNVEVVVETRNGKQGIGIGSMPAGNIWAWPSTVVSPDDGLKAMIAFLEEAVEIANICPEIAHPIDLMYHISAEYHFMGKKLSKKLGLEEEIPELAQLVASSPLDAAIHDGFGRANHINSYNGLSSEYMNYDLTEYLDDQFQGEYLDQYTLRDPKPTLPLYHLVGALDPITEADVSERIDDGLPETLGEWIKADGLTHLKIKLSGDNLDWDISRVIAIENEAVKAQGERGQDTWFYSLDFNEKCENVDYVLDFLNKIREQTPAAFDRVQYIEQPTNRDLKANPENKMHEAAKIKPVVIDESLVDYDSLLLSRDLGYSGVALKACKGQTESLFLGAAAQKFDMFLCVQDLTCCGYSFLHSASLAARIPTIAAIEGNGRQYCPGPNKKWARSYPGMFNITDGTVKTAELNGDGLGF
- the topA gene encoding type I DNA topoisomerase gives rise to the protein MAKKKLKALVIVESPAKAKKIGGYLGSKYRVLASMGHVRDLPAKASDVPSEFKKKHKWATLGVNTESEFEPYYLVPKEKKKTVKELKDALKDAEELILATDEDREGESIGWHLTELLKPKVPVKRMVFSEITEDAIQEAIANPRELDLNLVSAQETRRVLDRLYGFTLSPLLWKKVARGLSAGRVQSVAVRILVQRELERLAFRSGTYWDLKALLKTSDGAEFESMLSAVGGKKVASGKDFDESTGKLKADADVLLLNEQQADELLERVKKSDWTVTSVEQRLQSRKPPAPFTTSTLQQEGNRKLNMSARETMQVAQRLYEDGHITYMRTDSVNLSNEAISASRDRIEDLYGKDYLNPEIRRFDTKSKGAQEAHEAIRPAGKSMKTAEEIGLKGQQAKLYAMIWKRTMATQMEEAKLRFQTVTITADNAEFRATGRHVEFPGFFRAYVEGVDDPEAALDDSESMLPPLEENQALEANQVDPLKHETKPPARYTEATIVRKLESEGVGRPSTYASIIGTIQDRGYVKKSGSQLVPTFTALAVTRLLEQFFPNLVDLQFTAAMEQELDDIAVGEGDRLPYLNQFYRGKEGLDEQVKSKEETIDAREICTLNLEGIESAVRVGRYGPYVTDGAEEEPVSASIPDNIAPADLTNELAEKLIRQKSEGPKSLGMHPEENTPIYKLFGPFGPYLQLGDVIEDGPKPKRVSIPKTVDPDTIGLEEALKYLSLPRFLGEHPETGKKVNAGIGRFGPYVLHDKVYKSLTKDDDILTIELPRAVELLKQARQRSAPTPIRELGKHPEDEETVAIFDGRYGPYVKHGKINATIPKGYEVENVVLEQALEWLEAKAAKKGTKKKAAKKKTTKKSAGTKAKKTAAKKTPAKKAKAAAKKTTKKAAAKKKTTKKAAKKKSAKKKTAE
- a CDS encoding reverse transcriptase family protein; amino-acid sequence: MGLFQFIRRLLFGSSSGRPVTPTDSYSKQNKTQRAYRKPRLKPFRYRQNRRTDTTELEEVSSPPYELARYASRTGHYFDMAQDTDFEKLDQYNLPRFCTPLELSQWLEFPLGKLAWLTHRFNQFDRPDDVKESHYVYHWLPKRNGFRLIEAPRPFIKIAQEQILKDLLNRIPVHPAAHGFVAGHSSVTNALPHTGKRVVVKFDLENFYTSVKFSRVVSIYRSIGYCREVSLWLARLTTSAIPMSMPFPDGSLRPLYPYLSRHLPQGAPTSPALANLSAFSLDVRLSGLARSFDAEYTRYADDLTFSGSDQFLRALRVFIPLVEQIIRSERFQVNQSKRRVLRNNQQQKVTGVVVNEHTNVPRKEFDLLKAILTNCIRKGPASQNRKGHPDFASHLRGRVAYVQQLNPNRGQRLLQLYQQIRW
- a CDS encoding SurA N-terminal domain-containing protein, whose product is MASPLELFRKKQKVLMVPLTILAMFAFIVMDQLKPEQFPPILGMLVFGALFWYLGKDRGKGTLFAVIGIIIGFFLGYAYMPRPGAAMVVTTTAGDIDQREFQELIRNRQIANQFIVRTYFESLTEEERQRAQPPRGYMFGFGRDTEDDIILEFLFRKEADKMNLIVSDDAVTQYISRYTNNKLSSESFQKTCLSMGITEGQIYTIFKDQLKARLVFRLLMPEVSLTPDQYWNFYKKFNVREELEVVALPVKDFEDQVPAPTEAEKQAFFEKYKAVFPNETGPGSPGLRQPQKVEVEYLMADYEETEKLVPPVTEEEITAFYEVNKERLYKNNPIPDMPDMEAPSAPDQPIEAVKPVNDDQKSTKETTPSSKADKEPSKETKPKDPTPQNATEKKAESSALDSDLTTFVSLLDEKPLEKPTVATKPNTPPVEDKKENPTTAPAPLEPYRPLDDDLKSEIRDQLLRERTLALMKEKIAAAVIFMNDLSYLINSPAEGTTPPTPKEITEKLKAYAAKHQLIYNITPLMSAQQIEESEKYPLGTAKEPSLNQFTAQPRTVIEQLFETPLELLYTTYEAEDSFSSALIAYWKVKHVDATIPKFSDPETQESITQLLKMEGARPIATKRAEELKKLITDAGDKEMAEALKGQTITGQKEGEELLTQTTESFSWMRTSTAGASNPFSMPRPELSSISAIDGAGNEFMEQVFDNMDNGDVAVVMNADKSICYVVKVMNRIPSTSGGLTAMYQEFLKTDLFFFFSPYLPLAQMEQQQTNYEWSRGIEEKYQVQKFFEQVEGPEENVE
- a CDS encoding ABC transporter ATP-binding protein, whose amino-acid sequence is MSEQVQQSPAEQSNSSAQEMMIESIGLSKFYGQFTATKDVTFSVPRGQVAAFLGPNGAGKSTTMKLLSGFLSPSEGHARVGGFDVSTHRIEASQKLGYLPENGPLYEEMTPRGFLKYAGGVRGMSKAELSNRLEFVMDKCDLSSVWKKPIRKLSRGFRQRVGMAQALLHDPDILILDEPTSGLDPNQNQSVRDLIRSLGKTKTILLSTHILQEVKAVCSRVILINQGSIVFDGSVSDLGGSQDDMETSFHKLTHA
- a CDS encoding site-2 protease family protein produces the protein MLGNVNPTEFDLRFSLFGIPVRVHPLFWAVSAFMGWNANDPKMTLIWIACVFVSILIHELGHAVMAKHFGWPPEIMLYHFGGLATFQPYSGMTTQRSIIVSAAGPLAGFGLLGAVMFFKYISIRFGFWNNLGQQGAVYVGTTFHYLYFINLYWGLINLAPVLPLDGGHICEDICKAVKRYRGDVLAIQISMVAAGALAFYFFKEQYRFAGIMFALFAFFNFQAYQQRNNPW
- a CDS encoding DNA topoisomerase I; translation: MLLPFDQLGTIVGGFFRILFANPYFRNLLKPLTRFFIGLIAIPIFHLILSKVIRVQEIDEELEKDLEQWFRGSLLLLAATANMEAALFGWVPMSLQGTEGWILMGFRIMLAIGVIEAMPDQELFSIIHPGPPTLKLSKEYGIFRELKEQWRAILKGLVCQHINRSSPVFAILSAIAIDAVGWVCYGIAITQYLIIGLVTSRDRALDVLSEFDRQVTIRRRELIEEFDLSDKEVNAANREKCKEEDQQEINNPTTDDLDQSKASA